GATAAACTTCTTTCTTGTCAGAATGACCACACCCTCCAATAGAAGGTAGAGACCGATTAACTGAGCAAGTAGTAGTGAAATGTCCATAGTATTAATACTTACCTAATAATGTACTTTAAGTGTAGCACGGGCTGTTTTTACGCAACCTTCAGCTGTGGGGAACTTTTGGTAATAGTTTTAGTTGAATTCTACCTTTGCGTAGTTAAATAATACGCTAAACGGTACGCACCAGTGTAATATGAATGGATAGTCTTCTAGATTCACCCCATCAGGTAATTCATAGTTTATGCTCCCTTCTGTCCCTTTAATTGGCCCGAGATCAATAAATTCTTTTCCATCTTTATCTTTTGCTAAGTAGAGATGTAGATTGGGCCCGTTGATTGTTTTAAAATTCTCAAACCGTAAAAAACGTTTTCCGTCGCCTTCAAAAACAGAGACCGTGCCTTGGGCAGGATGGCCAAACGTTTCGTGTATTTCAAAAGGTCCATCCATAGCATATACCACCCCACCGTCTTCTGGTTCTTGCATAAAGGATTCAGGCAATGAGTCATTTACCTCGACGACATTAAAGAGAGGTGAAATGAAATAATAAGACGCTATAGCGAAGATTGTTACGATAATGAGACTGATGATTTTTTTCATGATTGTAATGATAACAAAAAACGTTGCAAAATATGCAACTTTTTTTGCTAGGGCGAACGATGGGACTCGGCGCCAGTACTAAGCTCGTTCCTCGCTAAGTACTCGCTGCCCCGCCGCTTTCGACAAGCCTGACTTCGCTTGGCTACGTCATCTTGTATACCGAAAGCTTTTTTCGAGTCCCATCGCTCGCTTCCAAAATGCACAAAACCCAAGGCGATGCCTTGGGTTTATATTTTGGGGCGAACGATGGGACTCGAACCCACGACAACCTGAACCACAATCAGGGGCTCTACCAACTGAGCTACGTCCGCCATATCTTGAACCTGCTATATATACCAAATTTTGACCCTTTTAGCGAGTAGTTACTTCACATAACTTGGCGGAGTATCTTGTATATCACACTTATGGTTCACAAAGCGTACCAGAGCATACAATAAAGAAGAGAGTCTATTGGCATACGTAAGCGTATGTGCCGATATGTTTGTTCCCTCTTCTACAGCGCGCACCAAGCTCCTTTCTGCCCTCCTAGAAACAGTGCGTGCAATGTCTAACCGAGCCGAGAGTTCGTTACCGCCTGGGACAAAGAATGTGGTTATCTCGGGAAGCTGTTCGTCAATAACCGCAATAAGTGCTTCTATATCTTTCACGTTCTTTGCAGGAATTTTTTTCTTAGCACCTGCAAGCTCCGCCTGAATAGTAAAAAGATGCTCCTGAACATCTAACAAAATTGCACTCGTTGTTTTTTCTCCCACCAGCCAATCAATAGCACACACAACACGACACCACCCCACAACCGTATTGAGCTCGTCAAACGTACCCAGCGCCTCAAAAACTGCTGCACTTTTGGGTATGCGCTCTCCTGCTTTTGTGTCAAAAAGCTTTGTAGTACCTTCGTCTCCCTTTCCTGTGTAGAGTGCCATAGAGTGAGTATACTATAGCTCAAAGGACAAAAGATAGCTTTCGCATTGCTAAAGTACTAAAAGTCGTTAAAATACGCAGTTAGTTGCTCAGGTGGCGGAATTGGTAGACGCGCTACCTTGAGGGGGTAGTGCCTGTATGGGCGTGCTGGTTCAACTCCAGTCCTGAGCACAAAATAAACAAAAGAGCGCCAATGGCGCTCTTTTGTTTATCCTTCTTTCTTTTCTTCTGGTTGTTCTTCCTCT
This genomic stretch from Candidatus Kaiserbacteria bacterium harbors:
- a CDS encoding DM13 domain-containing protein encodes the protein MKKIISLIIVTIFAIASYYFISPLFNVVEVNDSLPESFMQEPEDGGVVYAMDGPFEIHETFGHPAQGTVSVFEGDGKRFLRFENFKTINGPNLHLYLAKDKDGKEFIDLGPIKGTEGSINYELPDGVNLEDYPFILHWCVPFSVLFNYAKVEFN
- a CDS encoding cob(I)yrinic acid a,c-diamide adenosyltransferase encodes the protein MALYTGKGDEGTTKLFDTKAGERIPKSAAVFEALGTFDELNTVVGWCRVVCAIDWLVGEKTTSAILLDVQEHLFTIQAELAGAKKKIPAKNVKDIEALIAVIDEQLPEITTFFVPGGNELSARLDIARTVSRRAERSLVRAVEEGTNISAHTLTYANRLSSLLYALVRFVNHKCDIQDTPPSYVK